Proteins co-encoded in one Pseudomonas fluorescens genomic window:
- a CDS encoding NYN domain-containing protein: protein MKKIAVFADVQNLYYTVRQAYGCHFNYAALWADVSQHGQIVEAYAYAIDRGDSKQQQFQQILRNLGFTVKLKPYIQRSDGSAKGDWDVGITLDIMDAADHVDEIVLASGDGDFDMLLERIINKHGVQAVAYGVPGLTANSLIRAASRYVPIEGSLLLKN from the coding sequence GTGAAAAAAATCGCAGTGTTCGCCGATGTGCAGAACCTCTACTACACCGTCCGCCAGGCCTATGGTTGCCACTTCAACTACGCGGCGCTGTGGGCGGATGTCAGCCAGCACGGGCAGATTGTCGAGGCCTACGCCTACGCGATCGACCGGGGCGACAGCAAACAGCAGCAGTTCCAGCAGATCCTGCGCAACCTCGGTTTCACCGTGAAACTCAAACCCTACATCCAGCGCAGCGACGGCTCGGCCAAGGGCGACTGGGACGTGGGCATCACCCTCGACATCATGGACGCCGCCGACCACGTCGACGAAATCGTGCTGGCCTCCGGTGACGGCGATTTCGACATGCTGCTCGAACGCATCATCAACAAACACGGCGTGCAAGCGGTGGCCTACGGCGTGCCCGGCCTGACCGCCAACTCGCTGATCCGCGCCGCCAGCCGTTATGTGCCGATTGAAGGCTCGTTGCTGTTGAAAAATTGA
- a CDS encoding LysR family transcriptional regulator, with protein sequence MAAYNLRQLKYFITTVECGSVAEASRKLYIAQPAISTAIKGLEDSFGVQLLIRHHAQGVSLTPSGARFFRKAQELLRMAKEFEQNALADNDVVAGQIDIGCFETVAPLYLPQLIAGFSALYPGVKIRIRDGEQQELVQGLTSGTFDLAILYKHDLDATIETEPLMPAQRPYALLPADHRFAQLKQVSLRDLCLEPMILLDVQPSRTYFVSLFEELGLSPRIEFSSPSIEMVRGMVGQGFGFSILVTRPHSECTYDGKKVVCVDIVEDVTGSGLVAAWLKRGQLTKPAQLFADYCREQLTAKASR encoded by the coding sequence GTGGCCGCTTACAACCTGCGTCAGTTGAAATACTTCATCACCACCGTCGAATGCGGCAGCGTCGCCGAAGCATCGCGCAAGCTGTACATCGCACAACCGGCGATTTCCACGGCAATCAAGGGGCTGGAAGACAGCTTCGGCGTGCAACTGCTGATCCGTCATCACGCTCAGGGCGTGTCCCTGACACCCAGCGGCGCGCGGTTCTTCCGCAAGGCTCAGGAACTGCTGCGCATGGCCAAGGAGTTCGAACAGAACGCCCTCGCCGACAACGACGTGGTGGCCGGGCAGATCGATATCGGCTGTTTCGAAACCGTCGCGCCGCTGTACCTGCCGCAGTTGATTGCAGGCTTCTCGGCGCTGTATCCGGGAGTGAAAATCCGCATTCGCGACGGCGAACAGCAGGAACTGGTGCAAGGCCTGACCTCGGGCACTTTCGACCTGGCGATCCTGTACAAACACGACCTCGACGCCACCATCGAAACCGAACCGCTGATGCCGGCCCAACGGCCTTACGCCCTGCTCCCGGCAGATCACCGCTTCGCCCAGCTCAAGCAGGTTTCGCTGCGGGATTTGTGCCTGGAACCGATGATCCTGCTCGACGTGCAACCGAGCCGCACCTACTTCGTCAGCCTGTTCGAAGAACTCGGCCTGTCGCCGCGCATCGAGTTCAGCTCACCGTCGATCGAAATGGTGCGCGGCATGGTCGGCCAGGGCTTCGGCTTCTCGATCCTGGTGACCCGACCGCATTCGGAATGCACCTACGACGGCAAGAAAGTCGTGTGCGTGGACATCGTCGAAGACGTCACCGGCTCGGGGCTGGTAGCGGCGTGGCTCAAACGCGGGCAACTGACCAAACCGGCGCAGTTGTTTGCCGATTATTGCCGGGAGCAGCTGACGGCGAAGGCCAGCCGATGA
- a CDS encoding ABC transporter permease → MFKRNSWLSRCITPKTGLPVPVVWSASGLAWVLLVGLWAGLSYGGIVPGMFLPTPGAVVEAAVRLSRDGTLGQHVWASVEVVMVGFIVSSLVAVPLGLLMGSFRIVQAFLEPLVNFIRYLPVTSFVPLFILWIGIGLEQRVSVIIFGVFFQQLVMIADVSKGISKDLINASYTLGSNRRDAVLHVIAPASLPGVLDTLRVTMGWAWTYLVVAELVAASSGLGYLSLKAMRGFQVDVIFLAIAIIGLLGLVTDQLFRFLRLRIAAWAQ, encoded by the coding sequence ATGTTCAAGCGCAATTCATGGCTGAGCCGCTGCATCACGCCGAAGACCGGATTGCCGGTGCCGGTGGTATGGAGCGCCAGCGGTCTGGCCTGGGTGTTGCTGGTCGGCCTGTGGGCCGGGTTGTCCTACGGCGGCATCGTGCCGGGGATGTTTCTGCCGACGCCCGGTGCGGTGGTTGAAGCGGCGGTGCGCCTTAGCCGCGACGGCACCCTTGGCCAGCATGTCTGGGCCAGTGTCGAAGTGGTGATGGTCGGCTTCATCGTGTCGTCGCTGGTGGCGGTGCCCCTGGGTCTGCTGATGGGCAGCTTTCGCATCGTCCAGGCGTTCCTCGAACCGCTGGTCAATTTCATTCGTTATCTGCCGGTGACCTCGTTCGTGCCGCTGTTCATCCTGTGGATCGGCATCGGTCTGGAGCAACGGGTGTCGGTGATCATTTTCGGCGTGTTCTTCCAGCAACTGGTGATGATCGCCGACGTGTCCAAAGGCATCTCCAAGGACTTGATCAACGCCTCCTACACCCTCGGTTCCAACCGGCGTGACGCGGTGCTGCATGTGATCGCCCCGGCATCGTTGCCGGGTGTGCTCGACACCCTGCGGGTGACCATGGGCTGGGCCTGGACCTATCTGGTGGTCGCCGAACTGGTCGCCGCCTCGAGTGGCCTCGGTTACTTGAGCCTCAAGGCCATGCGCGGCTTTCAGGTCGACGTGATTTTTCTCGCCATCGCGATCATCGGCCTGCTGGGTCTGGTCACCGATCAACTGTTCCGCTTTTTGCGTTTGAGGATTGCCGCATGGGCTCAGTAA
- a CDS encoding ABC transporter substrate-binding protein gives MNKSLFTRLAGPLAISALCVTAAQAGTLSIGHTTWVGYGTLYLAQDLGYFKENGLTVELPVVEEASMYMAAQASGQLSGSASTIDEVLKYRPQFCFKAVAALDDSHGGDGVLVGKNVKSLQELKGQAVAVNEGSTSQFWLSYLLKKNGMSMSDITVQNMTADDAATAFIAGRVPAAVTWEPHLSMVRDKQQGKVLIDSSSTPGVIVDVVALNCTVIEKQPEDVKALVAGLYKAVQYTKDHPQQAYEIMAKGVGGYLSDPKELAAAAQGVRFYDQAMSEKLLGSPGKPGDSAPLIKLANETASELQGKPYNVSNDDLVDNRFVSPL, from the coding sequence ATGAACAAGTCCTTGTTTACCCGTCTTGCAGGTCCTCTGGCGATTTCCGCCCTTTGCGTCACCGCCGCTCAGGCCGGCACCTTGTCGATCGGCCACACCACGTGGGTCGGCTACGGCACCCTGTACCTGGCCCAGGATCTGGGCTACTTCAAGGAGAACGGCCTGACCGTCGAATTGCCGGTGGTCGAAGAAGCGTCGATGTACATGGCCGCCCAGGCGTCCGGGCAATTGTCCGGCTCGGCCTCGACCATCGACGAAGTGCTCAAGTACCGCCCGCAGTTCTGCTTCAAGGCCGTGGCCGCGCTGGATGACAGCCATGGCGGCGACGGCGTGCTGGTCGGCAAGAACGTGAAGAGCCTGCAAGAACTCAAGGGCCAGGCCGTGGCCGTCAACGAAGGGTCGACCTCGCAGTTCTGGCTCTCGTACCTGCTGAAAAAGAACGGCATGAGCATGAGCGACATCACCGTGCAGAACATGACCGCCGACGATGCCGCCACCGCGTTCATCGCCGGTCGCGTGCCGGCCGCCGTGACCTGGGAGCCGCATCTGTCGATGGTGCGCGACAAGCAGCAGGGCAAGGTGCTGATCGACAGCAGCAGTACGCCGGGGGTGATCGTCGATGTGGTGGCGCTCAACTGCACGGTGATCGAGAAGCAGCCGGAAGACGTCAAGGCGCTGGTCGCCGGTCTCTACAAAGCGGTGCAGTACACCAAGGACCATCCACAGCAAGCTTACGAAATCATGGCCAAGGGTGTCGGCGGTTACCTGTCCGATCCGAAGGAACTGGCCGCTGCCGCGCAGGGCGTGCGTTTCTACGATCAGGCCATGAGCGAAAAACTCCTTGGCTCGCCGGGCAAGCCGGGTGACAGCGCACCGCTGATCAAACTGGCCAACGAAACCGCCAGCGAATTGCAGGGCAAGCCCTACAACGTCAGCAATGACGATCTGGTGGATAACCGTTTCGTCAGCCCGCTCTAG
- a CDS encoding YciC family protein gives MNAFDVLRDSLYFFKRNLARIVQLCLPLVILEAALQQVVDHASDPDGYSAISVIVGLLVYPLYTAALILFLDARTRGESPQTLDLLAMAARLWPRFAVLTALNTLLILLGLSLYFLPGLWLMVTLAFGEYLLVLRGYGPLQAMKESLRLSRGHFLRILVCILCVMGPLWLLKGLTLQVYPDPQNPLIAVLIDSGHSFLQLFTSVVLFRLFMLISELPDKRDGRV, from the coding sequence ATGAATGCCTTCGATGTGCTGCGTGACTCTCTGTATTTCTTTAAACGCAATCTGGCCCGGATCGTCCAGCTGTGCCTGCCGCTGGTGATCCTCGAAGCCGCGCTGCAACAGGTGGTCGATCACGCCAGCGACCCGGACGGTTATTCGGCCATCAGCGTGATCGTCGGCCTGCTGGTCTACCCGCTGTACACCGCTGCGCTGATCCTGTTTCTCGACGCCCGCACCCGTGGCGAATCCCCGCAAACCCTCGACTTGCTGGCGATGGCGGCGCGTTTGTGGCCGCGTTTTGCTGTGCTCACCGCACTCAACACGCTGCTGATCCTGCTCGGTCTGTCCTTGTATTTCCTGCCAGGCCTGTGGCTGATGGTCACCCTGGCCTTCGGTGAATACCTGCTGGTGCTGCGCGGCTACGGCCCGTTGCAGGCGATGAAGGAAAGCCTGCGCCTGAGCCGCGGGCATTTCCTGCGGATTCTGGTGTGCATCCTGTGTGTGATGGGGCCGTTGTGGCTGCTCAAGGGTCTGACTCTGCAGGTCTATCCCGATCCGCAGAATCCTTTGATCGCGGTACTGATCGACAGTGGTCACAGCTTCCTGCAGCTGTTCACCAGCGTGGTGCTGTTCCGCCTGTTCATGCTGATCAGCGAATTGCCCGACAAACGTGACGGAAGGGTCTGA
- a CDS encoding DUF2076 domain-containing protein: MNSEEQTLIDGLFSRLQQAETEAAPRDALAEARIKEHLTRQPAAGYFMTQAILVQEAAIKSLDEQNKQLTQQVQQLQAELQSAKAQSAAPAPSGGGFLSSIFGGSSSRPAPTQSAPASTGGWREPAPQQNFGAPAPQQNFGAPPPGYGQQQAAPAAGSSFLGGALKTAAGVAGGVMLAQGISSLFHHNQQPEEIVEVIKEEPAQVADQGNNGWGDDQRMANNDSFGNNQGGFTDTDYSDDNSSFFDDDDSFV, encoded by the coding sequence ATGAACAGCGAAGAGCAAACCCTGATCGATGGACTGTTTTCCCGGCTGCAACAGGCCGAAACGGAGGCAGCCCCGCGCGACGCCCTGGCCGAGGCGCGGATCAAGGAACACCTGACGCGCCAGCCGGCCGCAGGCTATTTCATGACCCAGGCGATTCTGGTGCAGGAGGCCGCGATCAAGAGCCTCGACGAACAGAACAAACAATTGACTCAACAGGTTCAGCAACTGCAGGCCGAACTGCAATCGGCCAAGGCGCAAAGTGCAGCCCCGGCGCCGAGCGGCGGCGGTTTCCTGTCGAGCATCTTCGGCGGCAGCAGCTCACGCCCGGCACCGACCCAGAGCGCCCCGGCGTCCACTGGCGGTTGGCGTGAACCGGCTCCGCAGCAGAACTTCGGTGCACCCGCGCCACAACAGAACTTCGGCGCGCCACCACCGGGTTATGGCCAGCAACAAGCGGCACCGGCCGCGGGCAGCAGCTTCCTCGGCGGCGCCCTGAAAACCGCTGCCGGCGTGGCGGGTGGCGTGATGCTGGCACAAGGCATCAGCAGCCTGTTCCATCACAACCAGCAGCCGGAAGAAATCGTCGAAGTGATCAAGGAAGAGCCTGCGCAAGTGGCCGACCAAGGTAATAACGGTTGGGGCGATGACCAGCGCATGGCCAACAACGATTCCTTCGGCAACAATCAGGGTGGCTTCACCGACACCGACTACAGCGATGACAACTCATCGTTCTTCGATGACGACGATTCCTTCGTCTGA
- a CDS encoding ABC transporter ATP-binding protein has protein sequence MGSVTAANRRFIEPVAAPALAAPRLQVDKVSLRYSKPGGGTFTALEEVSFEVPDQQFAVLVGPSGCGKSSLLYLTAGLAEPTSGEIYVGGQQVQGPGADRGMVFQSYTLFPWLTVRQNVEFGLKRRGMPAARRKEIVDHYVHEVGLSGFADNYAKQLSGGMMQRVAIARALANDPQILLMDEPFGALDSQTRLQMQQLLLRVWGNSKKTVLFVTHDIDEAILLGDRVYVMGARPGRIKQILDVPIERPRTLDMVMERSFIDMKRQIFGLLHDDLEEAH, from the coding sequence ATGGGCTCAGTAACCGCTGCCAACCGTCGTTTCATCGAGCCGGTCGCCGCACCGGCACTTGCCGCGCCAAGGTTGCAGGTGGACAAGGTCAGCCTGCGCTACAGCAAACCCGGCGGCGGTACGTTCACCGCGCTGGAAGAAGTGTCGTTCGAAGTGCCGGATCAGCAATTCGCAGTGCTGGTCGGGCCATCGGGTTGTGGCAAGTCGAGCCTGCTGTACCTCACCGCCGGCCTGGCCGAGCCGACGTCCGGCGAGATCTACGTCGGCGGCCAGCAAGTGCAGGGTCCCGGCGCGGATCGCGGGATGGTGTTCCAGAGCTACACGCTGTTCCCGTGGCTGACGGTGCGGCAGAACGTCGAGTTCGGCCTCAAGCGCCGGGGCATGCCGGCGGCGCGGCGAAAGGAAATTGTCGATCACTATGTCCACGAGGTCGGTTTGTCCGGGTTCGCCGACAACTACGCCAAGCAGCTGTCCGGCGGCATGATGCAGCGGGTGGCGATTGCCCGGGCGCTGGCCAACGACCCGCAGATCCTGCTGATGGACGAACCCTTCGGCGCCCTCGACAGCCAGACCCGCCTGCAAATGCAGCAGCTGTTATTACGGGTGTGGGGCAACAGCAAGAAGACCGTGCTGTTCGTCACCCACGACATCGATGAAGCGATCCTGCTCGGCGATCGGGTGTACGTGATGGGCGCACGGCCCGGACGGATCAAGCAAATTCTCGATGTACCGATCGAGCGCCCACGCACGCTGGACATGGTCATGGAGCGCTCGTTCATCGACATGAAGCGGCAGATCTTCGGGCTGTTGCACGACGATCTCGAAGAGGCTCACTGA
- a CDS encoding aspartate aminotransferase family protein yields the protein MTTSRETRDYQAADAAHHIHAFVDQKALNDEGPRVMVRGDRLHLWDNDGRRYLDGMSGLWCTNLGYGRKDLNAAASRQLEQLPYYNMFFHTTHPQVIELSELLFSLLPGHYSHAIYTNSGSEANEVLIRTVRRYWQVLGKPEKKIMIGRWNGYHGSTLAATALGGMKFMHEMGGMIPDIAHIDEPYFFAHEGNLTPAEFGLRAAQQLEAKILELGADKVAGFIAEPFQGAGGMIFPPESYWPEIQRICRKYDVLLCADEVIGGFGRTGEWFAHEYFGFEPDTLSIAKGLTSGYIPMGGLILSKKMADVLVEQGGVFAHGLTYSGHPVAAAVAIANLKALRDEGVVTRVKDDIGPYLQQCLREVFGNHPLVGDIQGTGMVTALQLAEDKATRKRFANENDIAWRCRTIGFEEGVIIRSTLGRMIMAPALIASREEIDELVGKTLKAVDRTAQEYGRL from the coding sequence ATGACCACCTCACGTGAAACCCGCGACTACCAGGCCGCCGATGCAGCGCACCACATTCATGCGTTCGTCGACCAGAAGGCCCTCAACGACGAAGGCCCACGGGTGATGGTGCGCGGTGATCGCCTGCACCTGTGGGACAACGACGGTCGGCGCTACCTCGACGGCATGTCCGGGCTGTGGTGCACCAACCTCGGTTACGGGCGCAAGGATCTGAACGCGGCGGCGAGCCGGCAGCTGGAGCAGTTGCCGTACTACAACATGTTTTTCCACACCACCCACCCGCAGGTGATCGAGCTCTCCGAGCTGCTGTTCAGCCTGCTGCCGGGGCACTACAGCCACGCGATCTACACCAACTCCGGCTCCGAGGCCAACGAGGTGCTGATCCGAACCGTGCGCCGTTACTGGCAGGTGCTGGGCAAGCCCGAGAAGAAAATCATGATCGGCCGCTGGAATGGCTATCACGGTTCGACCCTGGCCGCGACGGCGCTTGGCGGCATGAAGTTCATGCACGAAATGGGCGGGATGATTCCCGACATCGCGCACATCGACGAGCCGTACTTCTTCGCCCACGAAGGCAACCTGACCCCGGCTGAGTTCGGCCTGCGGGCGGCGCAGCAACTGGAAGCGAAGATCCTCGAACTGGGCGCCGACAAGGTTGCAGGTTTCATCGCCGAGCCGTTCCAGGGTGCGGGCGGAATGATCTTCCCGCCGGAAAGCTACTGGCCGGAAATCCAGCGCATCTGCCGTAAATACGACGTGCTGTTGTGCGCCGATGAAGTGATCGGCGGCTTCGGTCGCACCGGTGAGTGGTTCGCTCACGAGTACTTCGGTTTCGAGCCGGACACCCTGTCCATCGCCAAAGGCCTGACCTCCGGTTACATCCCGATGGGTGGTTTGATCCTGTCGAAGAAAATGGCCGACGTGCTGGTGGAGCAGGGCGGTGTGTTCGCTCACGGTCTGACTTATTCCGGGCACCCGGTGGCGGCGGCGGTGGCGATTGCCAACCTCAAGGCATTGCGCGATGAAGGCGTGGTGACGCGTGTCAAGGACGACATCGGCCCGTACCTGCAACAGTGCCTGCGCGAGGTGTTCGGCAATCACCCGCTGGTGGGCGATATCCAGGGCACGGGCATGGTCACGGCGTTGCAGCTGGCCGAAGACAAGGCCACGCGCAAGCGCTTCGCCAATGAGAACGATATCGCCTGGCGCTGCCGCACGATCGGTTTTGAAGAGGGGGTGATCATTCGCTCGACCCTGGGGCGGATGATCATGGCGCCGGCGTTGATTGCCAGTCGTGAAGAGATCGATGAGCTGGTGGGAAAGACCCTGAAAGCGGTTGATCGTACGGCGCAGGAATACGGTCGGCTCTGA
- a CDS encoding aldehyde dehydrogenase: protein MFELADWQRKAAELSFPNQAVIDGKLRAAQSGQTFAAINPATGQLLANVAACGEEDVDAAVKNARQVFEAGTWAGRSPTERKQVLLRLADLILAHREELALLDSLNMGKPVMDAYNIDVPGAAGVFRWYAESLDKLYDQIAPSASNVLATVTREALGVVAAVVPWNFPLDMAAWKLAPALAAGNSVILKPAEQSPFSALRLAELALEAGLPAGVLNVLPGLGEQTGKALGLHPDVDCLVFTGSTQVGKYFMQYSAQSNLKQVWLECGGKSANLVFADCKDLDLAAQKAAFGIFFNQGEVCSANSRLLVERSIHDEFVERLKAQAERWQPGDPLDPASAAGAIVDSRQTESILRFIHQAEREGATRVCGGRQLSFNGSDNYVQPTIFTDVQPHMTLFREEVFGPVLAVMPFDDEAHAVQLANDSVYGLAASLWTDDLHRAHRVARQLRAGTVSVNSVDALDVTVPFGGGRQSGFGRDLSLHSFDKYTQLKTTWFQLRS from the coding sequence GTGTTCGAGCTTGCAGACTGGCAGCGCAAGGCCGCTGAATTGAGTTTTCCCAATCAGGCCGTGATCGACGGCAAGTTGCGTGCGGCGCAGTCGGGGCAGACCTTTGCCGCGATCAACCCGGCCACCGGCCAACTGCTGGCAAACGTCGCCGCGTGCGGTGAAGAGGATGTCGATGCAGCGGTGAAAAATGCGCGGCAGGTGTTCGAAGCCGGCACCTGGGCCGGGCGTTCACCGACCGAGCGCAAGCAAGTGCTGCTGCGTCTGGCGGATCTGATTCTGGCCCATCGCGAAGAGCTGGCGCTGCTCGATTCGCTGAACATGGGCAAACCGGTGATGGACGCTTACAACATCGACGTGCCGGGCGCCGCCGGGGTGTTTCGCTGGTACGCCGAAAGCCTCGACAAACTCTACGATCAGATCGCGCCAAGCGCCTCGAATGTGCTGGCGACCGTCACCCGCGAAGCGCTGGGCGTGGTCGCCGCCGTGGTGCCGTGGAATTTCCCGCTGGACATGGCCGCGTGGAAACTCGCGCCGGCGCTGGCGGCGGGCAACTCGGTCATTCTCAAACCCGCCGAGCAATCACCGTTTTCCGCATTGCGTCTGGCCGAGCTGGCGCTGGAGGCCGGGTTGCCGGCCGGCGTGCTGAACGTGCTGCCGGGGCTCGGCGAGCAGACCGGCAAAGCCTTGGGTCTGCACCCGGATGTCGATTGCCTGGTGTTCACCGGCTCGACACAGGTCGGCAAATATTTCATGCAGTACTCCGCGCAGTCGAACCTCAAGCAGGTGTGGCTGGAGTGCGGCGGCAAGAGCGCCAATCTGGTGTTCGCTGACTGCAAGGATCTGGATCTGGCGGCGCAGAAAGCCGCGTTCGGGATCTTCTTCAATCAGGGCGAAGTCTGCTCGGCCAACTCGCGGTTGCTGGTGGAACGCTCGATCCATGACGAGTTCGTCGAGCGACTGAAGGCTCAGGCCGAACGCTGGCAGCCGGGCGATCCGCTGGACCCGGCGAGTGCGGCCGGGGCGATTGTCGACAGCCGTCAGACCGAAAGCATTCTGCGCTTCATCCATCAGGCCGAACGCGAAGGTGCGACCCGCGTCTGTGGCGGGCGACAACTGAGTTTCAACGGTTCGGATAACTACGTTCAGCCAACGATTTTCACCGACGTGCAGCCGCACATGACCCTGTTTCGCGAAGAAGTGTTCGGCCCGGTGCTGGCGGTGATGCCGTTCGATGACGAGGCCCACGCCGTGCAACTGGCCAACGACAGCGTCTACGGTCTGGCGGCATCGCTGTGGACGGACGACCTGCACCGCGCGCACCGGGTGGCGCGGCAATTGCGAGCCGGTACGGTGTCGGTCAACAGCGTCGATGCGCTGGACGTGACCGTGCCGTTCGGCGGTGGCAGGCAATCCGGTTTCGGCCGCGATCTGTCGCTGCACTCGTTCGACAAATACACCCAGTTGAAAACCACCTGGTTTCAACTGCGCTCATGA
- a CDS encoding endonuclease/exonuclease/phosphatase family protein, which produces MTRLLRYILLFVLLAVALIGVMIFSLTWRPDARETLPVSCIGQPPTLVPGQALKVMTWNVQYLAGKRYVFWNDLAHGDDEAPTQEDMAFSLDEVARVIRDEQPDVVLIQELDDGAKASDYQNQLKLLQERLTDLYPCSAHAFDWKADFVPDPHIFGSVGRQLATLSRYRIEHAERLQLPVQPSNIISRQFQPKNALLATTLPLSDGGQLMVFNTHLDRAVQPDETLQAQVTAVAKVLDKHESQGTPWLIGGDFNLLPLGQYRRLPVEQRTPYSVDSALHLLWDKYPMIPTNNEASGIDRAKWLTHYPNDPGLNGPDRTVDYLFYSPKIKRVEATVRQDDTLRISDHLPVIARFLLPPN; this is translated from the coding sequence ATGACCCGTCTACTGCGCTACATCCTGCTCTTCGTGCTGCTGGCCGTCGCCCTGATCGGCGTGATGATTTTCAGCCTGACCTGGCGCCCCGACGCCCGGGAGACCCTGCCGGTCAGTTGCATCGGGCAACCGCCAACACTGGTGCCCGGCCAGGCGCTGAAGGTCATGACCTGGAACGTGCAATACCTGGCCGGCAAGCGTTATGTGTTCTGGAACGACCTGGCCCACGGCGATGATGAGGCCCCGACTCAGGAAGACATGGCGTTCAGCCTTGACGAAGTGGCCCGGGTGATCCGCGACGAGCAACCCGACGTGGTGTTGATCCAGGAACTGGATGATGGCGCCAAGGCCAGCGACTATCAGAACCAGCTCAAGCTGTTGCAGGAACGCCTCACCGACCTCTACCCGTGCAGCGCCCACGCCTTCGACTGGAAGGCCGATTTCGTCCCGGATCCGCATATCTTCGGCAGCGTCGGCCGGCAACTCGCGACCCTCAGCCGCTACCGCATCGAACACGCCGAGCGCCTGCAACTGCCGGTGCAGCCGTCGAACATCATCAGCCGTCAGTTCCAGCCGAAAAACGCCCTGCTCGCCACCACCCTGCCGCTCAGCGATGGCGGGCAACTGATGGTGTTCAACACGCATCTGGATCGCGCCGTGCAGCCGGACGAAACCTTGCAGGCGCAGGTGACGGCGGTGGCCAAGGTTCTCGACAAACACGAAAGCCAGGGCACGCCGTGGCTGATCGGAGGCGACTTCAACCTGTTGCCGCTCGGCCAGTACCGGCGCCTGCCGGTCGAACAGCGCACGCCCTACTCCGTGGACAGTGCGCTGCACCTGTTGTGGGACAAGTATCCGATGATCCCGACCAACAATGAAGCCAGCGGCATCGACCGCGCCAAATGGCTGACCCATTACCCCAACGACCCCGGCCTCAACGGCCCGGACCGCACGGTCGATTACCTGTTCTACAGCCCGAAGATCAAACGGGTCGAAGCCACGGTGCGTCAGGACGATACGTTGCGCATTTCCGATCATCTACCGGTGATTGCGCGGTTCCTCCTGCCACCCAACTGA